In Nitrosophilus labii, the following proteins share a genomic window:
- the rnc gene encoding ribonuclease III, with translation MQQSLRKFEERLGYTFKNRNLLIEALTHKSYKKPYNNERLEFLGDAVLDLVIGEYLFFKFPNANEGELSKMRASLVNEDGFARLANELELGKYIFISAAEENNNGRNKPSLLSNAFEAVMGAIYLESGLDEVKKITLKLLEKIYPKIDLNTLFKDYKTTLQELTQAKYGTTPEYKLISSYGPDHKKEFEVAVLLHGEMLSSAKGKSKKAAQQEAAKKALEILKKSDKL, from the coding sequence ATGCAACAGAGTTTGAGAAAATTTGAAGAGAGGCTTGGTTACACCTTTAAAAATAGAAACCTATTGATAGAGGCTTTAACGCATAAAAGCTACAAAAAACCGTATAACAATGAAAGGCTGGAGTTTTTAGGTGATGCAGTACTAGACCTTGTAATAGGCGAGTATCTCTTTTTCAAATTTCCAAATGCAAATGAGGGAGAACTTTCTAAGATGAGAGCTTCTTTGGTAAACGAAGATGGTTTTGCCAGGCTTGCAAATGAGCTCGAACTTGGAAAATATATCTTTATTTCTGCTGCTGAGGAGAATAACAACGGTAGAAACAAACCCTCTTTGCTCTCAAACGCTTTTGAAGCTGTTATGGGCGCTATATATTTAGAAAGTGGTTTGGATGAGGTAAAAAAGATAACTTTGAAACTTCTTGAGAAAATTTATCCTAAAATAGATCTAAATACTCTTTTTAAAGATTATAAAACTACCCTTCAAGAACTGACTCAGGCAAAATACGGTACAACTCCGGAGTATAAACTGATAAGTTCTTATGGCCCTGATCACAAAAAAGAGTTTGAAGTAGCAGTTTTGCTGCATGGTGAGATGCTTTCCAGCGCAAAAGGAAAAAGTAAAAAAGCGGCTCAGCAAGAGGCAGCTAAAAAAGCGCTCGAAATTTTGAAAAAGAGCGATAAGTTATGA
- the rnhA gene encoding ribonuclease HI — translation MKKVYLFSDGSSLGNPGPGGYCAILRYKSSEKIIKGSEPQTTNNRMELKAVIEGLKRLKEPCEVVIYSDSNYVVKAINEWLEGWIKKDFKNVKNIDLWKEYIKVSEPHKIEAVWIRGHSGHKENELCDKIAKSEAEKVRKSES, via the coding sequence ATGAAGAAAGTATATCTTTTCAGTGACGGCTCCTCGTTGGGAAATCCGGGTCCCGGAGGGTACTGCGCTATTCTTAGATATAAAAGCAGCGAAAAAATCATAAAAGGTTCAGAACCTCAAACAACTAATAACAGAATGGAGCTAAAAGCCGTTATCGAGGGACTAAAGAGACTTAAAGAGCCTTGTGAAGTGGTAATATATAGTGATTCTAATTATGTTGTAAAAGCTATAAATGAATGGCTTGAGGGCTGGATAAAAAAAGATTTTAAAAATGTAAAAAATATAGATTTGTGGAAAGAGTATATAAAAGTTAGCGAACCTCATAAGATAGAGGCTGTTTGGATAAGGGGACACAGCGGACACAAAGAGAATGAATTATGTGATAAAATAGCGAAGAGTGAAGCGGAGAAAGTTAGAAAGTCAGAAAGTTGA
- a CDS encoding tetratricopeptide repeat protein yields the protein MENFLLEYRDPLFGILVFLILVFIVSFFSYWWAWYKRKEQDDEIARFFAKFEESADEEILNIEKEKDTKKAFLLLASAFERSGDFEKAIAIYVNLSKSEEKPKERQELLKKLGFIYFKAGFLEKSREIFLESLKFYPRDKEALRFLMVIYERLQQYDKAKEVLESLEELGEGKEEKNYFKALDIVKNMKNDDKTLLEIYKNSSLHVRLIFEYLFKKDPKKAWEKLKSKDYKKLSDLFWNLPKENVDMNVVKKSDFLSQLYSAKGYARLKNESEVFEFDVLLNLNKDIADLDFEYICEECKQVFPFSFSRCPSCLIARSPKVELMLTKKRGNNEESISFQ from the coding sequence TTGGAAAACTTCTTACTTGAGTACAGAGATCCACTTTTTGGCATATTGGTTTTTTTAATTCTCGTTTTTATAGTATCTTTTTTCAGCTACTGGTGGGCCTGGTACAAAAGAAAAGAGCAAGATGACGAAATAGCCAGATTTTTTGCAAAATTTGAAGAGAGTGCGGATGAAGAGATCTTAAATATAGAAAAAGAAAAAGATACCAAAAAAGCATTTTTGCTTTTGGCTTCTGCATTTGAGAGAAGTGGAGATTTTGAAAAGGCTATAGCGATATATGTCAACCTTTCCAAAAGTGAGGAAAAACCAAAAGAGAGGCAAGAACTTTTAAAAAAACTGGGTTTTATCTACTTTAAAGCAGGTTTTTTGGAAAAATCAAGAGAGATTTTTTTGGAGTCCTTGAAGTTTTATCCAAGGGATAAAGAGGCGTTGAGGTTTTTGATGGTCATTTATGAAAGACTTCAACAATATGATAAAGCGAAAGAAGTTTTAGAGTCACTAGAAGAACTGGGAGAAGGTAAAGAGGAAAAAAATTATTTTAAAGCTCTAGATATTGTGAAAAATATGAAAAATGATGACAAGACGCTTCTTGAAATTTATAAAAACTCCTCTTTGCACGTTAGATTGATATTTGAATATCTTTTCAAAAAAGATCCTAAAAAAGCTTGGGAGAAATTAAAGAGTAAAGATTATAAGAAACTTAGTGATCTTTTTTGGAACCTTCCAAAAGAAAATGTGGATATGAATGTTGTAAAAAAGAGTGACTTTTTGTCTCAGCTTTACAGTGCAAAAGGGTATGCTAGACTTAAAAATGAGAGTGAGGTGTTTGAGTTTGATGTTCTTTTAAATCTAAATAAAGATATTGCCGATTTGGATTTTGAGTATATATGCGAAGAGTGCAAACAGGTTTTCCCTTTTTCTTTTAGCAGATGCCCTAGCTGTTTGATAGCTAGAAGTCCCAAGGTAGAGTTGATGTTGACAAAAAAGAGAGGAAATAATGAAGAAAGTATATCTTTTCAGTGA
- the dnaG gene encoding DNA primase, with the protein MIDKTSIEQLKSRIDIVDVVGNYLELKKSGANFKALCPFHNEDTPSFVVSPAKQIFHCFGCGVGGDAIKFVMEYEKLSYPEAVEKLASMFNIDLKYSGDKDKGQDLFKVLNEINRFYKKTIDQNEKAKQYLKKRGVFESSIEKFEIGFAPSSNETLQYLKSKFIPFQEAVEAGILAVENSKVYARLIERITFPIYSPNGRLVGFGGRTITNHPAKYINSPQTKLFNKSKLLYGYHLAKNKIFKTKKMIVTEGYLDVVMLHQAGFTNAVATLGTALTKDHLPLLRRGEPKVVLAYDGDQAGVAAALKAAKMLSASDMEGGVVLFEGDKDPADMVKEGKVEELENIFRHPKPFIEFVLEKTVQKYDINSPIEKEKALNESIEFLKTLSSLLQEEYKHFVAALLNITPGKIKLSKSFKNYENKLSQNKDTKELTIIKTLLAEPNLINTVLDYIDERHFNYHKEEFKLLLEQKSDHPKLISILLDDDIKTYKEDELKKELLIFLIKYYEQKLKTLVKAKDISFEEKSFKIRKYKDLITKLKRGELAIYD; encoded by the coding sequence ATGATAGATAAAACGTCCATAGAACAGCTAAAAAGTAGAATTGACATAGTAGATGTTGTAGGAAACTACCTCGAACTTAAAAAAAGCGGAGCAAATTTTAAAGCACTCTGCCCTTTTCACAACGAAGATACGCCTAGTTTCGTTGTTAGCCCCGCAAAACAGATATTTCACTGTTTCGGGTGTGGTGTGGGAGGAGATGCTATAAAATTTGTAATGGAGTATGAAAAACTCTCCTATCCCGAAGCCGTTGAAAAACTGGCTTCTATGTTCAATATAGATCTAAAATATTCTGGCGATAAAGATAAAGGACAAGATCTTTTTAAAGTTTTAAACGAGATAAACAGATTTTACAAAAAAACGATTGATCAAAATGAAAAAGCTAAGCAATATCTAAAAAAAAGAGGAGTTTTTGAATCTAGCATAGAAAAGTTTGAAATAGGTTTTGCTCCTTCATCAAACGAAACGCTTCAATATTTAAAGTCTAAATTTATCCCATTTCAAGAAGCAGTTGAAGCAGGTATTTTAGCTGTTGAAAACAGCAAAGTATATGCAAGATTGATAGAGAGAATAACATTTCCTATCTACTCTCCAAACGGCAGGCTTGTAGGTTTTGGAGGCAGAACAATAACAAATCATCCAGCAAAATATATAAATTCCCCTCAAACAAAACTCTTTAACAAATCAAAACTCCTATACGGATATCATCTTGCAAAGAATAAAATCTTCAAAACCAAAAAGATGATCGTAACAGAAGGATATCTAGATGTAGTTATGCTTCATCAAGCAGGATTTACAAATGCAGTGGCAACTCTTGGAACTGCCCTTACAAAAGATCATTTACCTCTTTTAAGGAGAGGTGAACCAAAAGTAGTCTTGGCTTATGACGGAGACCAAGCCGGAGTAGCAGCAGCCTTAAAAGCAGCTAAAATGCTTAGTGCTTCCGATATGGAAGGAGGAGTGGTTTTGTTTGAAGGCGACAAAGATCCTGCCGATATGGTAAAAGAGGGAAAAGTAGAGGAACTTGAAAATATATTTAGACACCCAAAACCATTTATTGAGTTTGTTTTAGAAAAGACGGTACAAAAATACGACATAAACTCTCCAATAGAAAAAGAGAAAGCTTTAAACGAATCGATCGAGTTTTTAAAAACACTCTCTTCCTTGCTTCAAGAGGAGTATAAACATTTTGTTGCAGCTTTATTAAACATTACCCCCGGGAAGATAAAACTATCAAAAAGCTTTAAAAATTATGAAAACAAACTTTCACAAAATAAAGATACCAAAGAGCTTACCATCATAAAAACACTTCTTGCTGAACCAAATCTCATAAATACCGTCTTAGACTATATCGATGAAAGACACTTTAACTATCACAAAGAGGAGTTTAAACTTTTGCTTGAGCAAAAAAGCGATCATCCAAAACTGATATCTATACTTTTGGATGATGATATAAAAACATACAAAGAGGATGAACTAAAAAAGGAATTATTAATTTTTTTGATAAAATACTACGAACAAAAACTTAAGACTCTTGTTAAAGCAAAAGATATATCTTTTGAAGAAAAAAGCTTTAAAATAAGAAAATATAAAGATCTTATAACAAAACTAAAAAGAGGAGAATTGGCCATCTATGACTGA
- a CDS encoding 7-cyano-7-deazaguanine synthase translates to MTEIKEIQKSDEQKEQKIRALALFSGGLDSLLAMKLIIEQGIEVIGLYFETGFGGAKDAHEKQEKLRKLTDKIGAKLQIVDVREEYIQKVLFDPKYGYGKNFNPCIDCHAHMVRVAKALLKKLDAKFIISGEVLGQRPMSQRMDALKIVSEFSNAEGLILRPLSAKLLPPTIPEKEGWVNREKLLDISGRSRERQMELAKKWGIEDYPSPSGGCLLTDEYFSEKIRDFIKYDKFEVEDIPVLKVGRHFRLPEGAKLVVSRNKDENEKLKAIDSHKYIKFTLPLPGPISLISKNATNNDKELAAKIALTYSKAKPEELYEVKIGEDSFKVSPYESKDKVKGFFVK, encoded by the coding sequence ATGACTGAGATAAAAGAAATTCAAAAAAGCGATGAACAAAAAGAGCAAAAAATAAGAGCCTTGGCTCTCTTTAGTGGAGGGCTAGATAGTCTTTTGGCTATGAAGCTGATTATAGAGCAAGGAATAGAGGTAATAGGTCTCTATTTCGAAACCGGCTTTGGAGGTGCGAAAGATGCCCACGAAAAGCAAGAAAAGCTTAGAAAACTCACCGATAAAATAGGAGCAAAACTACAGATTGTAGATGTTAGAGAGGAGTATATACAAAAAGTGCTTTTCGATCCTAAATATGGCTATGGCAAAAACTTCAACCCCTGCATTGACTGTCACGCACACATGGTGAGAGTAGCAAAGGCTTTGCTCAAAAAACTGGACGCTAAATTTATAATAAGCGGCGAAGTTTTAGGGCAAAGACCGATGAGCCAAAGAATGGACGCACTAAAAATCGTCAGCGAATTCAGCAATGCGGAGGGACTAATACTAAGGCCTCTTAGTGCAAAACTTCTTCCTCCTACAATACCTGAAAAAGAGGGATGGGTAAACAGAGAAAAACTGCTCGACATCAGTGGAAGAAGCAGAGAAAGACAGATGGAACTAGCAAAAAAATGGGGTATAGAGGACTATCCTTCTCCATCAGGAGGCTGTCTGCTCACTGATGAATACTTTAGCGAAAAGATCAGAGATTTTATAAAATATGACAAATTCGAGGTAGAGGATATACCGGTTTTGAAAGTTGGAAGACACTTTAGGCTGCCTGAAGGTGCCAAACTGGTAGTCAGCAGAAACAAAGATGAAAATGAAAAGCTCAAAGCGATAGATTCGCATAAATATATCAAATTTACCCTTCCTCTGCCAGGACCTATTTCACTTATATCCAAAAACGCAACTAATAACGACAAAGAACTTGCGGCAAAAATAGCTCTAACCTACTCAAAGGCCAAACCAGAAGAGCTTTACGAAGTTAAGATAGGGGAGGATAGCTTCAAAGTCTCTCCGTATGAGAGCAAAGATAAAGTAAAAGGGTTTTTCGTAAAATGA
- a CDS encoding diacylglycerol kinase: MRNQPKYSLFKNAKYAIDGLIEAFQTETSFKIEVYAFFIFTIVIWLLPITILSKIVMQTAMLIPLITELLNSAVERVVDLVTKEIHPLAKHAKDAGAAAVLLSLFMTLGIWCAVLVYEFGN, from the coding sequence ATGAGAAACCAACCCAAATACTCGCTTTTTAAAAATGCGAAATACGCTATAGATGGTTTAATCGAGGCTTTTCAAACGGAAACTTCGTTTAAGATAGAGGTTTACGCTTTTTTTATATTTACTATCGTTATATGGCTTTTGCCTATAACGATATTGTCTAAAATCGTTATGCAGACAGCCATGTTAATACCTTTAATAACTGAACTTTTAAACAGTGCCGTAGAGAGAGTTGTTGACCTTGTAACAAAAGAAATACACCCTTTAGCAAAACATGCAAAAGATGCTGGGGCCGCCGCGGTTTTACTCTCTTTATTTATGACTTTGGGTATCTGGTGTGCGGTTTTGGTGTATGAATTTGGAAATTAG
- a CDS encoding PilZ domain-containing protein, with product MHDIINDISIGGIGIYTDFIENLQKDDEAFVKFELNEKLIKAKGIIIYTIENV from the coding sequence ATCCATGATATTATCAATGATATTTCAATAGGAGGTATAGGAATATATACAGACTTTATAGAGAATTTGCAAAAAGATGATGAAGCTTTTGTTAAATTTGAGCTGAATGAAAAACTTATCAAAGCAAAAGGGATTATAATATATACTATAGAAAATGTTTAA
- a CDS encoding EAL domain-containing protein has translation MSFLKPVVIFFGKLSFKKKIAVIIISLIIPFIVPSYFTYKSFYEELNTIEKEQMAIKFIYPLKELIELVQQHRGMMQGYLIGEKTFKKSIEENEKKVEAFFLRLKNIDKNFGTYVTNSKKIKNIKEIWSKLKLENIRDKEQSFKLHTKLVSNLIDLQKEIANLYGINQDKNINNHYLIVSLFDTLPNIQEYAGKIRGYIAGILIKEKIKNSEIENIQNLITILFSEVNTLANAIIHYIQNNSDIQELEKEFGLMKKSVEHYIFTIKDLIYQRERMAPKKFFSYATNVIENIDSFYTLLLQRFETDLQKRKIEIFRNIFLLSLGLLLMILMVSYLFLGFFFSIDRPLDEFKKAIRNFSMGNYLTSLNIKTDDEMREISEAFNTMAVQINRHINYLKWYQIALDSATLVTKSNKYGEITYANESFLNKMGYKIEEILGKNDDLFYDIEISGKILEDIRKTTLARKIWKDILNVKTKYEKDLMMKTSVVPILDEKGEIEEFVAVRVDITELIRAQEHIKRMLYYDTLTSLPNRTKLIEDIKNKKAYSIIIINIDDFRQLNDIYGYEAGNIVLKEIAKVLKKFEQNGWRAYRLPSDEFAFISFIKRKKDEVFKFTQIIIQTLEDIVFFYKEHEIKILLKAGIALIKNDSKDAEKILLDADTSIKKIKRYSEKIVYYDESKSAKSEYKQTLDWVTKIKKAIEEDRIIPYFQPIYNNKTKKIEKYEALVRLIDEDGTIVSPFFFLDIAKKAKLYTKVTKIMIKKSFKAFENRCEELSLNISTQDLVNPDIIKFIENKLEEYNMKKRAIFGGSDQRGFVNCRGVVIEITETEEVENYDLVAQFTKRIKNLEGKSAIDDFGSGYSNFVYILNMGIDYLKIDSSLIKNILKDEKSEALVKAIVHFTKDLGIKTIAEFVSEKDIQQKVEDIGVDYSQGYYIGKPLPIEKLPPVEK, from the coding sequence TTGAGTTTTTTAAAACCTGTAGTAATATTTTTTGGAAAGCTTAGTTTTAAAAAGAAGATCGCTGTAATAATAATTTCTCTTATTATTCCTTTTATAGTTCCCTCCTATTTTACTTACAAATCTTTTTATGAAGAGTTAAATACTATAGAAAAAGAACAAATGGCCATTAAATTTATCTATCCTTTAAAAGAGCTTATAGAGCTTGTTCAACAGCATAGAGGAATGATGCAGGGATATTTGATAGGAGAAAAAACTTTTAAAAAAAGTATAGAAGAAAATGAAAAAAAGGTGGAAGCATTTTTTTTACGTCTGAAAAATATTGACAAAAATTTTGGAACTTATGTAACTAACAGTAAAAAAATCAAAAATATCAAAGAGATATGGTCAAAATTAAAACTTGAAAATATTAGGGATAAAGAGCAAAGCTTTAAACTTCATACTAAATTGGTAAGTAATTTGATTGACTTACAAAAAGAGATTGCCAATTTATATGGGATTAATCAAGATAAAAATATTAATAACCACTATTTGATAGTATCTTTGTTTGATACACTACCAAATATACAAGAGTATGCAGGAAAGATAAGAGGTTATATAGCCGGAATTTTGATAAAAGAGAAGATTAAAAATAGCGAAATAGAAAATATACAAAATCTTATAACAATTCTTTTTTCTGAAGTAAATACTTTAGCCAATGCTATAATTCATTATATACAAAACAATAGTGATATTCAAGAACTTGAAAAAGAATTTGGACTTATGAAAAAAAGCGTTGAACACTATATATTTACCATTAAAGATTTAATTTATCAAAGAGAGCGGATGGCTCCAAAGAAATTTTTTAGTTACGCTACAAATGTTATAGAGAATATTGATAGTTTCTATACTCTTTTGCTTCAAAGATTTGAAACAGATCTTCAAAAAAGAAAAATCGAGATATTTAGAAATATTTTTTTACTATCCTTGGGACTTTTACTGATGATTTTAATGGTGAGTTACCTTTTTTTAGGTTTTTTCTTTTCTATAGACAGACCTCTAGATGAGTTTAAAAAAGCTATTAGGAATTTTTCGATGGGAAATTATTTAACATCTTTGAATATTAAAACAGATGATGAAATGAGAGAAATTTCGGAAGCTTTTAATACTATGGCGGTTCAGATAAATAGGCACATTAACTATCTTAAATGGTATCAGATTGCACTTGATAGCGCAACTCTTGTGACCAAAAGTAACAAATATGGTGAGATTACTTATGCAAATGAATCTTTTTTAAATAAAATGGGATATAAGATAGAAGAAATATTGGGTAAAAATGATGATCTATTTTATGATATTGAAATATCCGGGAAAATATTAGAGGATATACGGAAAACTACTTTAGCTAGGAAGATTTGGAAGGATATTTTGAATGTTAAAACAAAATATGAAAAAGATTTGATGATGAAAACCTCCGTAGTTCCTATTCTTGACGAGAAAGGAGAGATAGAAGAGTTTGTTGCAGTTAGAGTTGACATAACAGAACTTATAAGAGCTCAAGAGCATATAAAGCGTATGCTCTATTATGACACTTTGACCTCTTTGCCAAATAGAACCAAGCTGATTGAAGATATAAAAAACAAAAAAGCATATAGCATAATAATTATTAATATAGATGATTTTAGACAACTAAATGATATTTATGGATATGAAGCTGGTAACATTGTTTTAAAAGAGATTGCAAAAGTATTGAAGAAATTTGAACAAAATGGCTGGAGAGCTTATCGTCTTCCTTCTGATGAATTTGCTTTTATATCTTTTATAAAAAGAAAAAAGGATGAGGTATTTAAGTTTACACAAATCATAATACAAACGCTTGAAGATATTGTATTTTTCTATAAAGAGCATGAGATAAAAATTCTTTTAAAAGCTGGAATAGCGCTTATTAAAAATGATAGTAAAGATGCTGAAAAGATTCTTTTAGATGCAGATACTTCTATAAAAAAGATAAAAAGATATAGTGAGAAAATTGTTTATTATGATGAATCTAAAAGTGCTAAATCTGAATATAAACAAACTTTAGATTGGGTAACAAAAATTAAAAAGGCTATAGAAGAAGATAGAATCATTCCATATTTTCAGCCGATTTACAACAATAAAACTAAAAAAATAGAAAAATATGAAGCATTGGTTAGACTTATAGATGAAGATGGTACTATAGTGTCTCCGTTTTTCTTTTTGGATATTGCTAAAAAAGCAAAACTTTATACAAAAGTCACAAAAATAATGATTAAGAAATCTTTTAAAGCTTTTGAAAACAGATGTGAAGAGCTATCTTTAAATATCTCTACTCAAGATTTGGTAAATCCTGATATCATTAAATTTATTGAGAATAAGCTTGAAGAGTACAATATGAAAAAAAGAGCAATATTTGGGGGAAGTGATCAAAGAGGTTTTGTAAATTGTAGGGGAGTGGTTATTGAGATTACAGAGACAGAAGAAGTAGAAAATTATGATTTAGTAGCTCAATTTACTAAAAGAATAAAAAACTTAGAAGGTAAATCTGCCATAGATGATTTTGGTAGCGGATATTCTAATTTTGTATATATTTTAAATATGGGAATAGATTATTTAAAGATAGATAGTTCTCTTATAAAAAATATATTAAAAGATGAAAAATCAGAAGCACTTGTTAAGGCAATTGTTCATTTTACAAAAGATTTGGGTATTAAAACAATAGCGGAATTTGTAAGCGAAAAAGATATCCAGCAAAAAGTTGAAGATATAGGAGTAGACTACTCCCAAGGATACTATATAGGAAAACCTTTACCTATAGAGAAATTACCTCCCGTTGAAAAATAA
- a CDS encoding IS256 family transposase, protein MTQFVVDEDPLLSIMKWMMEQLMKIESEMKVGAKKGEHNSERKSYFSGYRPRRFDTRLGTVYLMIPKIRKGGYIPFFITEKRRSEQALISMVKEAYVNGISTRKIERLAKELGIENISASQVSQINKGLDEQVEEFRNRPLQKEYPNARVDALYEKVRDYEGRVVSTAIMIAYGVTLEGKREVLAIEPFVNESVESWKSFFDKLKQRGIEKIALLVSDAHLGIQKAFKESFIGASWQRCKVHFMRNILAHVPPKAKEKFAAKLKTIWLQESKKDAFMIAQMIIEEFRKKFPEAIEVLQEGLEDSLQFYHFPQIDKRRISSTNILERINKEIRRRSKVVSIFPSRESYLRLIATYLMEYTEDWEIERSYIHPQKLQEVMEIYEAQLKAA, encoded by the coding sequence ATGACACAGTTTGTAGTTGATGAAGATCCACTTTTATCAATAATGAAATGGATGATGGAACAGTTGATGAAGATTGAGTCCGAGATGAAAGTTGGAGCTAAAAAAGGTGAGCATAATAGTGAGAGAAAAAGCTATTTCAGTGGTTATAGACCAAGAAGGTTCGATACGAGACTAGGGACAGTTTATCTTATGATTCCAAAGATAAGAAAAGGTGGCTACATTCCCTTTTTCATCACCGAAAAGAGAAGAAGTGAACAGGCTCTGATTTCGATGGTGAAAGAGGCATACGTCAATGGAATATCAACAAGAAAGATAGAACGTTTGGCAAAAGAGCTTGGAATCGAGAATATCAGTGCATCACAGGTATCACAAATCAACAAAGGGCTAGATGAACAAGTAGAAGAGTTTCGAAACAGACCACTGCAAAAAGAGTATCCCAACGCAAGGGTTGACGCTTTGTATGAGAAAGTGAGAGACTATGAAGGAAGAGTGGTATCTACCGCTATTATGATAGCCTATGGTGTGACATTGGAAGGAAAAAGAGAAGTATTGGCGATCGAGCCTTTTGTCAATGAAAGCGTAGAGAGCTGGAAGAGTTTTTTTGATAAACTCAAACAAAGAGGCATAGAAAAGATTGCCCTTCTTGTCAGTGATGCACATTTAGGGATTCAAAAGGCTTTCAAAGAGAGTTTTATTGGCGCATCATGGCAACGGTGTAAAGTCCATTTTATGCGTAATATCCTGGCTCATGTTCCACCTAAAGCAAAAGAGAAATTTGCAGCCAAACTTAAAACTATTTGGCTACAAGAGAGCAAAAAAGATGCATTCATGATAGCACAGATGATTATAGAGGAGTTTCGCAAAAAATTCCCTGAAGCAATTGAAGTGCTTCAAGAAGGACTAGAAGATTCACTGCAGTTTTATCACTTCCCGCAAATTGATAAAAGGAGGATAAGTTCTACCAATATACTTGAGAGAATAAACAAAGAGATCAGAAGAAGATCAAAAGTTGTCTCAATATTTCCATCAAGAGAGTCTTATCTCAGGCTCATTGCTACATACTTGATGGAGTACACTGAAGACTGGGAGATTGAGAGAAGTTATATTCATCCACAAAAGCTTCAAGAGGTGATGGAAATCTATGAAGCGCAGCTTAAAGCTGCTTGA
- the mntA gene encoding type VII toxin-antitoxin system MntA family adenylyltransferase antitoxin: MQKKDILDYLKSYKKQLLKKYNIKRIILFGSFAKDTQNEKSDIDIAVEIENPSFLLLFEIKEELEKKFKRKVDIVRLREKMNRYLKNRIQKEGIIV; the protein is encoded by the coding sequence ATGCAAAAAAAGGATATTTTAGATTATTTAAAAAGTTATAAAAAACAGCTATTAAAAAAGTATAATATCAAAAGAATAATTCTTTTTGGCTCATTTGCTAAAGATACTCAAAATGAGAAAAGTGATATTGATATAGCAGTTGAGATAGAAAATCCAAGTTTTTTGTTATTATTTGAGATAAAAGAGGAGTTGGAAAAAAAATTTAAAAGAAAAGTAGATATTGTTAGGTTAAGAGAGAAGATGAACAGATATTTAAAAAATCGTATTCAAAAAGAGGGTATAATTGTCTAA